From Pseudomonas sp. B21-028, one genomic window encodes:
- the glmU gene encoding bifunctional UDP-N-acetylglucosamine diphosphorylase/glucosamine-1-phosphate N-acetyltransferase GlmU gives MSLEIVILAAGQGTRMRSALPKVLHPIAGNSMLGHVIHSARQLDPQRIHVVIGHGADAVRERLAADDLNFVLQDKQLGTGHAVAQAVPFITADTVLVLYGDVPLIEVDTLQRLLKHVGPQQLGLLTVELDDPTGYGRIVRDADGQVTAIVEQKDANEAQRAITEGNTGILALPAGRLGDWMSRLSNNNAQGEYYLTDVIAMAVADGLVVATEQPLDAMEVQGANDRRQLAELERHYQLRAARRLMAQGVTLRDPARFDVRGEVSVGRDVVIDINVILEGKVVIEDDVIIGPNCVIKDSTLRKGVVIKANSHLDGAVMGEGSDAGPFARLRPGSVLEAHAHVGNFVELKNAHLGEGAKAGHLTYLGDAEVGARTNIGAGTITCNYDGANKWKTVLGEDVFIGSNNSLVAPVDISSGATTAAGSTITQNVDNRQLAVGRARQKNIDGWKRPEKIKKS, from the coding sequence ATGTCTCTCGAAATCGTTATCCTCGCGGCCGGCCAAGGCACCCGCATGCGTTCGGCGCTGCCCAAGGTACTGCATCCGATCGCTGGCAACTCCATGCTCGGTCATGTTATCCACAGCGCTCGCCAACTCGATCCACAGCGCATTCACGTGGTGATCGGTCACGGTGCCGATGCCGTGCGTGAACGGCTGGCCGCCGATGACCTGAATTTTGTCCTGCAAGATAAACAACTCGGGACAGGCCACGCAGTGGCCCAGGCAGTGCCGTTCATTACCGCTGACACGGTGCTGGTTCTTTATGGTGATGTGCCGCTGATCGAAGTGGACACGTTGCAGCGCCTGCTCAAGCATGTTGGCCCGCAACAACTGGGCCTGTTGACCGTCGAGCTGGATGACCCTACCGGCTACGGACGCATCGTGCGCGATGCCGACGGCCAGGTCACCGCCATCGTCGAGCAGAAGGATGCCAACGAAGCCCAACGCGCCATCACCGAGGGCAACACCGGGATCCTGGCGTTGCCTGCCGGGCGCCTGGGTGACTGGATGAGTCGCCTGTCGAACAACAATGCCCAAGGTGAGTACTACCTGACCGATGTGATTGCCATGGCGGTGGCTGACGGCCTGGTGGTTGCCACCGAGCAGCCTCTGGATGCGATGGAAGTGCAGGGTGCCAATGATCGTCGGCAACTGGCCGAGCTGGAACGCCACTATCAACTGCGCGCCGCTCGCCGCCTGATGGCCCAGGGCGTGACCCTGCGTGACCCGGCCCGTTTCGATGTGCGCGGTGAAGTCAGTGTGGGCCGCGACGTGGTCATCGACATCAACGTCATCCTCGAGGGCAAGGTAGTCATCGAAGACGACGTGATCATCGGCCCGAACTGCGTGATCAAGGACAGCACCCTGCGCAAGGGCGTGGTGATCAAGGCCAACAGTCACCTGGACGGTGCGGTGATGGGTGAAGGCAGCGATGCCGGCCCGTTTGCCCGTTTGCGTCCTGGCTCTGTGCTGGAGGCCCACGCCCATGTGGGTAACTTCGTCGAGCTGAAGAACGCCCACTTGGGTGAAGGCGCCAAAGCTGGTCACCTGACCTACCTGGGTGACGCTGAAGTCGGCGCCCGCACCAATATTGGCGCCGGCACCATCACCTGCAACTATGACGGCGCGAACAAGTGGAAAACGGTGCTGGGCGAGGACGTGTTCATCGGCTCCAACAACTCCTTGGTCGCCCCTGTGGATATCTCCAGCGGTGCGACTACGGCAGCCGGCTCGACCATTACCCAGAATGTGGATAACCGACAACTGGCCGTGGGCCGCGCACGTCAGAAGAATATCGACGGCTGGAAGCGTCCGGAAAAAATCAAGAAATCCTGA
- a CDS encoding F0F1 ATP synthase subunit epsilon, translating to MAMTVHCDIVSAEGEIFSGLVEFVVAHGELGDLGIALGHAPLITSLKPGPISLTKQGGEKEVFYISGGFLEVQPNMVKVLADTVQRAADLDEASAQEAVKAAEKALHEKGADFDYGSAAARLAEAAAQLRTVQQIRKKFGG from the coding sequence ATGGCTATGACAGTCCATTGCGATATCGTCAGTGCGGAAGGGGAAATTTTCTCCGGTCTGGTCGAGTTTGTGGTTGCGCATGGTGAGCTGGGGGATCTTGGTATCGCCCTGGGGCACGCACCGCTGATCACCAGCTTGAAGCCAGGTCCGATTAGTCTGACCAAGCAGGGCGGGGAAAAAGAGGTGTTCTACATCTCTGGTGGTTTCCTCGAGGTTCAGCCGAACATGGTCAAGGTTCTTGCCGACACCGTGCAACGTGCTGCCGACCTGGACGAAGCCTCCGCTCAGGAAGCCGTCAAGGCTGCCGAGAAGGCCCTGCACGAAAAAGGCGCAGACTTCGACTACGGTTCTGCTGCTGCACGTCTGGCCGAGGCCGCAGCCCAGCTGCGCACCGTCCAGCAGATCCGCAAGAAGTTCGGCGGTTAA
- the atpD gene encoding F0F1 ATP synthase subunit beta, producing MSSGRIVQIIGAVIDVEFPRDNVPSIYDALKVQGAETTLEVQQQLGDGVVRTIAMGSTEGLKRGLDVNNTGAAISVPVGKATLGRIMDVLGNPIDEAGPIDTEERWGIHRPAPTFAEQAGGNELLETGIKVIDLVCPFAKGGKVGLFGGAGVGKTVNMMELIRNIAIEHSGYSVFAGVGERTREGNDFYHEMKDSNVLDKVALVYGQMNEPPGNRLRVALTGLTMAEKFRDEGNDVLLFVDNIYRYTLAGTEVSALLGRMPSAVGYQPTLAEEMGVLQERITSTKQGSITSIQAVYVPADDLTDPSPATTFAHLDATVVLSRDIASLGIYPAVDPLDSTSRQLDPNVIGNDHYETARGVQYVLQRYKELKDIIAILGMDELSEADKQLVNRARKIQRFLSQPFFVAEVFTGASGKYVSLKDTIAGFKGILNGDYDHLPEQAFYMVGGIEEAIEKAKKL from the coding sequence ATGAGTAGCGGACGTATCGTTCAAATCATCGGCGCCGTTATCGACGTGGAATTCCCACGCGACAACGTACCGAGCATCTACGACGCCTTGAAGGTTCAAGGCGCCGAAACCACCCTCGAAGTTCAGCAGCAGCTGGGCGACGGCGTGGTTCGTACCATTGCGATGGGCTCCACCGAAGGCTTGAAGCGCGGTCTGGACGTCAACAACACTGGCGCAGCCATCTCCGTACCGGTCGGTAAAGCGACCCTGGGCCGGATCATGGACGTACTGGGCAACCCGATCGACGAAGCTGGTCCGATTGACACCGAAGAGCGCTGGGGCATTCACCGTCCTGCGCCAACCTTCGCTGAACAGGCGGGTGGCAACGAGCTGCTGGAAACCGGCATCAAGGTTATCGACCTGGTTTGCCCGTTCGCCAAGGGCGGTAAAGTCGGTCTGTTCGGTGGTGCCGGTGTAGGCAAGACCGTAAACATGATGGAACTGATCCGTAACATCGCCATCGAGCACAGCGGTTATTCCGTGTTCGCCGGTGTGGGTGAGCGTACTCGTGAGGGTAACGACTTCTACCACGAGATGAAGGATTCCAACGTTCTGGACAAAGTGGCACTGGTCTATGGCCAGATGAACGAGCCGCCGGGAAACCGTCTGCGCGTAGCCCTGACCGGCCTGACCATGGCCGAGAAGTTCCGTGACGAAGGTAACGACGTTCTGCTGTTCGTCGACAACATCTACCGTTACACCCTGGCCGGTACCGAAGTATCCGCACTGCTGGGCCGTATGCCTTCGGCAGTAGGTTACCAGCCGACCCTGGCTGAAGAGATGGGCGTGCTGCAAGAGCGCATCACTTCGACCAAGCAAGGCTCGATCACCTCGATCCAGGCGGTATACGTACCAGCGGACGACTTGACCGACCCGTCGCCAGCGACCACCTTCGCCCACTTGGACGCCACCGTCGTTTTGTCCCGTGACATCGCTTCCCTGGGTATCTACCCCGCGGTAGACCCACTGGACTCGACTTCTCGCCAGCTGGATCCGAACGTGATCGGCAACGACCACTACGAAACCGCTCGCGGCGTTCAGTACGTGTTGCAGCGTTACAAAGAACTGAAGGACATCATCGCGATCCTGGGTATGGACGAGCTGTCGGAAGCCGACAAGCAGTTGGTAAACCGTGCTCGTAAGATCCAGCGTTTCTTGTCGCAGCCGTTCTTCGTGGCTGAAGTCTTCACCGGTGCCTCGGGTAAATACGTTTCCCTGAAAGACACCATTGCTGGCTTCAAAGGCATCCTCAACGGTGACTACGACCACCTGCCAGAACAAGCGTTCTACATGGTCGGCGGCATCGAAGAAGCGATCGAGAAAGCCAAGAAACTGTAA
- the atpG gene encoding F0F1 ATP synthase subunit gamma: MAGAKEIRSKIASIKSTQKITSAMEKVAVSKMRKAQMRMAASRPYAERIRQVIGHLANANPEYRHPFMIDRAVKRVGYVVVSSDRGLCGGLNTNLFKALVKDMAVNREQGVEIDLCVVGSKGAAFFRNFGGNVVAAISHLGEEPSINDLIGSVKVMLDAYLEGRIDRLSVVSNKFINTMTQQPTVEQLIPLVATPEQELKHHWDYLYEPDAKELLDGLMVRYVESQVYQAVVENNAAEQAARMIAMKNATDNAGDLISDLQLIYNKARQAAITQEISEIVGGAAAV, encoded by the coding sequence ATGGCAGGCGCAAAAGAGATTCGCAGTAAGATTGCGAGCATCAAAAGCACGCAAAAGATTACCAGCGCCATGGAAAAAGTGGCGGTCAGCAAAATGCGCAAGGCACAAATGCGCATGGCTGCTAGCCGTCCTTATGCGGAGCGCATCCGCCAGGTGATTGGTCATCTGGCCAACGCCAACCCGGAATATCGCCACCCGTTCATGATCGATCGCGCCGTCAAGCGCGTCGGTTACGTTGTGGTGAGCAGTGACCGTGGTCTGTGCGGTGGCTTGAACACCAACCTGTTCAAGGCCCTGGTCAAGGACATGGCGGTAAACCGCGAACAAGGCGTCGAGATCGATCTGTGCGTGGTAGGTAGCAAGGGTGCGGCTTTCTTCCGCAACTTCGGCGGTAACGTCGTCGCCGCTATCAGCCACCTGGGTGAAGAACCGTCGATCAATGACCTGATCGGCAGCGTCAAGGTGATGCTGGATGCTTACCTGGAAGGCCGGATCGACCGCCTGTCCGTGGTATCCAACAAGTTCATCAACACCATGACGCAACAGCCGACCGTGGAGCAGTTGATTCCATTGGTTGCGACCCCGGAACAGGAACTCAAGCACCACTGGGACTACCTCTACGAACCGGATGCCAAGGAGCTGCTCGACGGCTTGATGGTCCGCTACGTGGAGTCGCAGGTGTACCAGGCGGTGGTCGAGAACAACGCAGCTGAACAAGCCGCGCGGATGATCGCGATGAAGAACGCTACCGACAACGCCGGTGATTTGATCAGCGATTTGCAGCTGATCTACAACAAGGCGCGTCAGGCTGCGATCACCCAAGAGATCTCGGAAATCGTCGGCGGCGCTGCCGCGGTTTAA